The genomic window GATACCAAAATTTAGAAATGAAGATCATACGGCATTCATAGATTTAGATTCTTTTTGGGATAATATGGTTTCTGGTGGATTTTCCGGAGATTTCTCTAAATTGAAAGAATTTGTAGCTCATTGCAAAGCAAGAAACTTAGAGCCAGGCGTTTATTGGGCTCCTTTTACCGATTGGGGATTTAAAGGACGTAAAAATCGTAAGGCCGAGGGTAGTGATTATACTTTCGATGAAATGTGGACAAAAACTGGGAAAGGCTACCATGACTTAGATGGAGGAAGAGCGCTGGATCCAACACACCCAGGTACAAAGGCAAGAGTAAACTATGTGATAAATAAATTGAAAGAGTGTGGTTTTAAAATGATTAAAATAGACTTTCTTGGTCATGCTGTCGCAGAGTCTGTACAGTTTTATAACCCGACCATAACTACAGGCATGCAGGCTTACAGAGTAGGAATGGAAGACCTTACGAATGCTTTAGACAATAAGATGCTAATATATGCTGCAATTTCGCCGAACATAGCTACCGGAAGATATGCCCATATCAGAAGAATAGCTTGTGATGCTTGGAGTTCTATAGAAAATACGGAGTATACGCTGAATAGCGTGACCTATGGCTGGTGGCAGAAAAACTTATATGATTATTTAGATGCTGATCATCTTGTGTTTCGAAATGAACCTGTTGGAGCAAATAGAGCAAGGCTAATCTCAGGATTGGTAACTGGGCCAGTAATACTTGGAGATGATTTTTCTGTAAAGGCAGATTGGCAAAAACAAGTTAATGAGTGGTTACAAAATGATAATTTAAAGGAGGTTGTAAAAAGTGGAAAAGTCTTTACGCCCGTAGAAGGAAATGTGGGAAACGCTGCTTCACGGTTTTTTGTGCGCAAAGAAAATGAGACTACTTACATTGCTGTTTTTAACTATGATAAGAAAGATAAAGAACTTGCGATTAAAGTTGAACAACTAGGTCTAAGTCCTAATAAAAAGTATAAAGCAATTGAGTTGTTAGGTAATGAAACTATTCATTTCGAGCATATTTTCTCTAAAAAAATTAATTCAGAAAGTGCGTATATTTACCGGCTTGAGACCGAGTAATATATGGATGATAAACATTTGAAAATGGAATTAGCTGTTTTTGAAAAAATAAATTCTTTGGACAAGCTTCAGAGTTTATCTAAGCATGAAAAGATTGTTCAGGGCATTTTAGATGCAATTAATAACGATGAACTTCAGTTGAATGATCCTTTGCCATCCGTAAACAAGATGATTGGTGGTTTGGGCTTTGCTAGAGAAACTATTGTTAGGGCGTATAAAGATTTAATAGAGCGTGGTATTATAGCTTCTAAAAATAGGAAAGGTTATTTTGTTATTAATGGAAATATTAGACAGCAGCAAAAAATAGCTATGGTCTTGTACGCTTTTGATACTTTCCAAGAAGCACTTTTTAAAAGTTTTAAAGCCGTGGTTGGCGAAGAAGTACAGATAGATCTTTTCTTTCATCATAATAATTCTGATGTTTTTGAAGCAATATTCAATCAAATAGCTGGTAATTACAGCTTATACATTGTAGCACCTATTGCAAATGATAGGATAGAGAAGCTTTTATTAAACATTCCTGTTTTCAAACTTTTGATCATAGATAGATATATACATTTATCTGACGATCATTCATACGTAGTTCAGGAGTTTGAAAAGCCCGCTTATGAGATATTCCAAAAATTAAAGGACAAATTTTCTAAGTATGAGGAGATTGTATTCTTCTTTAGGGAAAATACTGCAGAACCAAACGAGATAGTTAATGCATTTAATAGGTTTTTAAAAGATAGCGGCTTAAAAGGTAGAATAGAAAGTAGTTATAAGGTGGGCTCAATAGAAAAAAATAAAGTTTATTTCACTATCCACAATCCCGAACTTTATTCCATTTTAAAGGATGTAATGAAGAATGATTGGGAGTTAGGTAAAGACTTGGCTGTTTTATCACATAATGATGATATTGTTAAAGAAATCATTTCTGGAGGCATAACAACTTTTTCTACAGATTTTGTACGAATGGGCGAGATAGCCGCAAATTATGCTATTGAAAGAAATAAAGTTCAGCAAGTACTTCCTACCGAACTTTTTCTTAGGCAGTCCTTGTAGTTACTAAAAGCCATGACAATTATCCTGAGCTTTCTAATTTGTACGTTAACAGTAGCTTTTATATCATGGTATAAAACAAGGTCTACTAATTTAAACACAGTTTCGGGGCTCTTCTTTGGCGGAAAAAACAATGGATATTTAGTAGTTGCGGGATCCCTAATTCTTACAAATTTAAGTGCAAATCAATTTGTTGGAGAAAACGAATCTGTTTTTATAAATAACATGTCTGTAATGGCGTGGGGCGTAACATCTGTTTTGGCTATTCTTCTGGTTTCGCAATTTTTGTTGCCTGTATATTTTAAGTACGGAATGGTAACCACGCCAGATTTTCTTGCTTTGAGGTATGACGAAAGTACAAAAAAACTGGTCTCCATAGTTTTTCTGCTAAGTTACGCAGTTAACCTTTTGCCTCCTGTTTTATATGGAGGTGCAGTTGCATTAACATCTATGTTTAATATAGATGCTCTTTTAAACATATCCTATTGGCAGTGTATTTGGATCATGGTATGGATATTGGGCATTACCGGGAGCGCATATACTATCATAGGCGGCTTAAAGGCAATTACAATATCTGATAGTATGCTTGGCGCTGGATTTCTATTTATTGGGATTTGCTTACCATTTTATGCTCTCAATCATTTAGGTGGAGGAGACTTTTTTAATGGTTTAAATCTGCTGCTTACAAAACATACCTCTCATTTGAATGCAATAGGAGGCAAACATGATGCTATTCCTTTCGGTACTATATTTACTGGAATGGTGTTAGTGAACATTTACTATTGGGGCATGGAG from Pedobacter sp. SL55 includes these protein-coding regions:
- a CDS encoding alpha-galactosidase, producing the protein MNKNYTVLFLLLIVGLPVFASQPIANKIIPFGNGNELVIYTKTGLFSIKNKGEVILNQAKGAYILNHKTYESKDYQERKIAQFSVNDNFGEGQSYILTSKGKGLPEMQQHFTFYKGKSYLVFQLIVRGKALKSNYLAPLITNNAKVKDAKSTKTLFVPFDNDTFIRYDAPALSSKEMTSSGVGAIYDGENRNGWVLGALNHTVWKSAVRSAGAVNHISKLELWAGHSDVNITRDSIPHGYLTGNKIESPKMYIGYFSDWREGMEQFASACKIADGQYAKKWDKATPIGWNSWGVIQERLTYEKAVGVANYFDKEIPKFRNEDHTAFIDLDSFWDNMVSGGFSGDFSKLKEFVAHCKARNLEPGVYWAPFTDWGFKGRKNRKAEGSDYTFDEMWTKTGKGYHDLDGGRALDPTHPGTKARVNYVINKLKECGFKMIKIDFLGHAVAESVQFYNPTITTGMQAYRVGMEDLTNALDNKMLIYAAISPNIATGRYAHIRRIACDAWSSIENTEYTLNSVTYGWWQKNLYDYLDADHLVFRNEPVGANRARLISGLVTGPVILGDDFSVKADWQKQVNEWLQNDNLKEVVKSGKVFTPVEGNVGNAASRFFVRKENETTYIAVFNYDKKDKELAIKVEQLGLSPNKKYKAIELLGNETIHFEHIFSKKINSESAYIYRLETE
- a CDS encoding GntR family transcriptional regulator → MELAVFEKINSLDKLQSLSKHEKIVQGILDAINNDELQLNDPLPSVNKMIGGLGFARETIVRAYKDLIERGIIASKNRKGYFVINGNIRQQQKIAMVLYAFDTFQEALFKSFKAVVGEEVQIDLFFHHNNSDVFEAIFNQIAGNYSLYIVAPIANDRIEKLLLNIPVFKLLIIDRYIHLSDDHSYVVQEFEKPAYEIFQKLKDKFSKYEEIVFFFRENTAEPNEIVNAFNRFLKDSGLKGRIESSYKVGSIEKNKVYFTIHNPELYSILKDVMKNDWELGKDLAVLSHNDDIVKEIISGGITTFSTDFVRMGEIAANYAIERNKVQQVLPTELFLRQSL